DNA from Methylobacterium currus:
AGACGTTGCGGACGATCTCCTGGGTCGCCGCGTTCTGCTCCTCGACCGCGGCGGCGATCGCCGTCGTCACGCTGCTGATCTCGCGGATGCGCGCGCCGAAGCCGCCGATCGCCGAGACCGCCTGCGCGGTCGAATCCTGGATCCGGGTGATCTGCGCGGAGATCTCGTCCGTGGCCTTGGCGGTCTGGTTGGCGAGCTCCTTCACCTCGGCGGCGACGACCGCGAAGCCGCGTCCCGCCTCGCCGGCCCGCGCCGCCTCGATCGTGGCGTTGAGCGCCAGCAGGTTGGTCTGGCCGGCGATGGAGGAGATCAGGCTCACCACGTCGCCGATCTTGCTCACCGCGCCGCTCAGCTCCTGCACCAGGCGCGCCGTCGCGTCGGCCTCGACCACCGCCGCCTCGGCGAGACCGGCCGAGCCCTGGACCTGACGGCCGATCTCGGTGACCGAGCTGCCCAGCTCCTCCGAGGCCGCCGCGACCGTGCCGATATTGGTCGAGGTCTGCATGGCGGAGCCGGCCACCTCGCTCGAGCGGGCGCTGGTCTGGTCGGCGGTGCCGGCCATCGCGGCGGCTGCCGCCTGCATCTCCGACGCGGCACCGGTCAGGCGCGAGAACAGCGCGGAGGACTCCTTGGCGAAGGACGCGACCATCTCCTCGAACCGCCGGGTCCGCGCCTCGTCGTTGATCTTGGCTTCCATCTCGGCGTGGATGTCGACCAGCGAGCCGCAGATCCGCAGCGGGACGCCGTGCTCGTCGTAAGCCGCGCCGCCCGTGGCGCGGAACCAGCGCGGCGTCCCGTCCGGCATCACGATCCGGTACTTGACGTCGTAGGCGCCCTTGTTCGCCACGTCTTTGACCGCCGCCGCCAGGGCCGCCATGATGCGGTCGACGTCGTCGCGGTAGATCCGGCTCGACCACGATTCCAGCGTGTTCGGATACGCCTCGGCCGACGGGTAGCCGACGATACGGCGGAATTCCGGCGTCCAGGTCACCTGGGTCTTGGGATGGGCGAGGTCGCCCCGGTACGGGACGAGCTCCCATAAGCCCACCCCGGCGCGCGTCGCGAGCAGGTCGAGAAAGCCGTCTTTGCGTGCGAAGCGCTTCAGCATCGGGATGTCGGTCCGGTTCGTCTTCCGCCGTGAGTACAAGCGAGCTGTGAACATAGTCTTACGCAATGATCGCCACGGGCCGGCGCGGACCTTCCACGAGTGTCGTTGACAGATCTTGCACCGGCTCGCGCGGACGAGGGATCGGGCGGCTCGGTTCCGCCGGGGCCGCCCCGGTCCTCAGCGCGGCATCAATGCCCAGTAATCGAGGTCGAGGATCACCGCCGGGTCGGTGCTCTCGCCGGCCTTGTCCGGATGGGCGGTGCAGGGCTGGTTCTTGGTCGCGATCGTGCGCAGGCGCAGGGCCCCGACATCCGTCCGCCCCGGCAGCTCGGCGGTCGCCAGCACCTCGCTCCAGGCATAGACCGTGTCGCCGGCGAACAAGGGCGCGACGTGGCGCCCGGCATTGATGCCGGCGATCGAGAAGGCGTTGCCGAGGCCGTTGAAGCTCAGGGCCCGGGCCAGCGAGATGACGTGGCCGCCATAGATCAGCCGCTTGCCGAAGCGGGTGTCCTTGGCGGCGTAGCCGTCGAAATGGACCTTGGCGGTGTTCTGGAACAGCCGGGTGGCGATCTGGTGCTCGGCCTCCTCGACGGTCATGCCGTCGACGTGGTCGATGCGCTCGCCCGCTTCGTAGTCACTGAACCGGTGCGGGCTGCCGGCGAGGCCGAGATCGTAGGCCTGCGGGTTCAGGGGCGGCAGGGCGGCCGCCAGCTCCTCCGGCGCCACCGCCTTGGCGAGGCTCGGCACCAACTCGCCCTCGATCCTGGCCTCGGGATCGCGCTTGCGCACCAGCACCCAGCGGCAGTAGCTCAGCACCGCCCCGCCCTGCGCGTCGTAGCCGGTGGAGCGGACATAGACCACGCCGGTCTGCCGGTTCGAGCTCTCCTTGAGGCCGATCACCTCCGAGACCGAATTCAGGGTCTCGCCCGGATAGACCGGGCGCAGGAAGCGGCCTTCCGCGTAGCCGAGATTGGCCACCGCGTTGAGCGAGATGTCCGGCACGGTCTTGCCGAACACGACGTGGAACACCAGCAGGTCGTCGAGGGGCGCTCGGGCGTAGCCGAAGGCCGCCGCGAAGGCATCGGAGGATTGCACCGCGAAGCGCGGGCCGTAGAGGGCGGTGTAGAGCGCCACGTCGCCGGTGGTGACCGTGCGGGGCGTGGCGTGGCGGATGGTCTCCCCGAGGCGGAAATCCTCGAAGAATCGGCCCGGATTGGTCTTCATCGTCGCCCCTCGTGCGGGAATCCGCTCTCGAGCATCGTCCGGCGACGTGGACACCGGTCCGTCGCAGACAACGCGGTACAAAGGCCGAGAGCAATGCCCGATCGCACCATGACCGGGCGCTGCTCGCGTGCGAGAGCCTGCCGGGCGCGAAGCCCGGCAGGCTCTGGATGGTGTCGGGCCGGCGAAGAGCAGGCCGCTCCCGGCGATTTGAGGATCAGCCCCGCCCTATGGTCAAGCCCTGCCGGCGGGCGTCTCGCCGGTCAGGCTGTGCAGCCGCTCCGCCAGGGCCGGCCCGTCGCCGGCGATGCGGAACAGCTTGATGCGTGCGGTGGCCCCGGCGGCGAGCGTCACCGCCGAGGCCGGGAGGCCGAGGGCGCGCCGCAGCACGTCCCGGATCGCCGCGTTGGCGGCGCCGTCCTCCGGCGCCGCCCGCACCCGCACCTTCAGCACGGCCGCGCCGTCGTCCCGGATCTCGACGCCGTCGAGGGCGTCGCGCCCGCCCCGCGGGGTGGCCCGGACCCGGACCTCGATCCCCGCGGGCGTGACCCGCCAGGGCGGAGTGGTCACGGCCCTACGCCATGCCGGCGAAGAGCTCGAACATCAGGTTGCGCAGGAAGAAGAGGCCGAGGACCAGGATGATCGGCGAGATGTCGATGCCGCCGAGATTCGGCAGGATGCGCCGGATCGGCCGCAGGGCCGGCTCGGTCACCCGGTACAGGAACTCCCCGATCTGCGACACGATGGGGTTGCGCACGTTGACCACGTTGAAGGCCACCAGCCAGCTCAGCACGGCGCTGGCGATGAGCAGGTACACGTAGAGCGTGATGATGTTGTCGATGAGCCAGAGAATCGAGCGCATGCGCGGTCCGTGCGAGCCCGGGGCACCCGCGCGCAATCGCATCGCGGCGGGCCCACCAAGGGAATTGACAGGCTGAGAAGGGCCGGCCTACAAGGCACCCGCCTCGGACGGGGCTGTAGCTCAGATGGGAGAGCGCCGCAATCGCACTGCGGAGGTCAGGGGTTCGAATCCCCTCAGCTCCACCAGGCCTGCCCAGCGTGGTTAACGCAGGGTTGGCAAGGTGGCAGGCAGGTGGTACGGAGCCACCGGGTAGTGACATCGCCTCGGCGATACGACATATACCCGCTTTCGGCGGGGCTGTAGCTCAGATGGGAGAGCGCCGCAATCGCACTGCGGAGGTCAGGGGTTCGAATCCCCTCAGCTCCACCAAACCTCTGTTTGGTTGGACATCGTCCTCGACGAGTGAGACCGGGGATCGGCTTTGGCCGGAGCCCGGTTTTGTCGCGTCTCGTATCGGCGGATCGGTGGGCTTCGGCGTCGAGATCCGATGCGATCTCGCTGACTGTCGGACGCTGACTGTCGGACATGGCGATGCGGATAGCGGAAAGTCTGGACGCCTCCTCTTCCGGCGGGCGGGAGAGGCCCCGGGGATCGGAACGGTCCCACTCCCCTTCGCCGGGTGATCGGGGAACTCGCCGGATCGCAAGACCTAGGCCGTCCGGCCCGCGGGCGCGCCGGCCGGGCGCCAAGATTGAGCTTGACCTGCGCGCCCTGGATGTAAGATCGATTGCCGTTCCTTAGGGACAGGGCGGCACTCGATCACCAGACCCGACGTCGCCCGGGCCGCCCGAGTCCCCCGGACGAGGCGGCCCCACGGTCGGGGAAGGCACATCATGGATTACCAATACGTCGACGGGCGCCTCCAGATTCGCCGCACCGATGAGGAGAAGAAGCCTATCCTCCAGCGCCTCAAGCGCATCGAGGGCCAGGTGCGCGGCCTCCAGGCGATGGTGCAGGAGGACCGCTACTGCCTCGACGAGGTGCAGCAGATGAACGCAATCACGGCGGCGGTGCGCGAGGCCGTGCTCCAGCTCATCAGCACCCATCTCGACGCCTCGGTCGATTACGCGGTCCGCGCCAAGGACCAGGACGGCGCCATCGAGGAGATGGTGCGGGTCCTGCGCGCCGCCCTGCGGCAGACCTGAGACGGCGCGCCTGGACCGTACCCGTCGGGGTCATGCCCGTCTCAGACCATGGCACCCCCGCGCTGTCCGGTCGCCCTGGCGGCACCGGGGCCCGGGCTTATCTAAGGCTCGAAGTCCTGCGCGTCAGACCCTTGCGCGCGTTCACGCACGAGCCTCATTCCGCATGTCCGCCTCCGACAGCGAAGCCAATCGCTTCTCCGCCCGCGCCGCCCGCTACGCGAAGGTCGGCGCCAATGTGGGCGGCGTCGCCGCCCGGATGGCCGGCGCGCGGCTCCTCGGCCGCAAGGGCGAGGACATGTCGAGCGCCGCGGCCCTGGCCCAGGCGCTGGGCGGCCTGAAGGGTCCGATCATGAAGGTGGCGCAGCTGCTCGCCACCGTGCCGGACCTGCTGCCACCCGAATACGCCGCCGAGTTGCAGAAGCTGCAATCCGAGGCGCCGCCGATGGGCGCGGCCTTCGTCAAGCGCCGCATGGCCGCCGAGCTCGGGCCCCAGTGGCAGACCCGCTTCGGCCAGTTCTCGCTGCGCCCGGCCGCCGCCGCCTCCCTCGGACAGGTCCACCGGGCCGAGACCCTGGACGGCATCCCGCTTGCCTGCAAGCTGCAATACCCGGACATGCAATCCGCCGTTGAAGCGGATCTGAAGCAGCTGGAACTCGCCTTCGCACTGCACCGGCGCATCAGCTCGGTGATCGACACCCGCGAGATCGCCAAGGAGATCGGCGACCGGGTGCGCGAGGAGCTCGATTACAACCGCGAGGCCAAGCACGCCGCCCTCTACGCCGACGTGCTGAAGGGCATCGGGACGGTGCGGGTTCCGGTCGTCTTCCCCGCGCTCTCGACGAAGCGCCTGCTCACCCAGGGCTGGCTCGAGGGCGAGAAGATCCTGAATTTCACCGGCGGACCGCTGGAGGTGCGCAACCGCCTCGCCCACGCGATGTTCCAGGCTTGGTGGCACCCCTTCAGCCGCGCCGCGGTGATCCACGGCGATCCCCATCTCGGCAACTACACGGTCTTCTCGGAAGATGGAGAACCGCAAGGCATCAACCTGCTCGATTACGGCTGCATCCGCATCTTCCATCCCCGCTTCGTCGGCGGCGTGGTCGATCTCTACAAAGGGCTCCTGCACGAAGACGAGGCGCGCATCGTCCACGCCTACGAGAGCTGGGGGTTCCGTAACCTCACCCGCGAACTCGTCGACATCCTCAACATCTGGGCCCGCTTCATCTACGGGCCGCTGCTCGAGGACCGGGTCCGCACGGTGGCGGACGGCGTCAAGCCGGGCGAGTATGGCCGCCGCCAGGCCTTCGAGGTCCACCGCGCCCTCAAGGAGCGCGGGCCCGTGACGGTGCCGCGGGAATTCGTGTTCATGGACCGGGCGGCGGTGGGCTTGGGCGCGGTGTTCCTGCACCTGCGCTCGGAACTCAACTACCACCGCCTGTTCGAGGCCCAGATCGACCGCTTCTCCCTCGACGACCTCGCCGCCCGCCAGCATGCGGCCTTGGAGAAGGCGGGCCTGCCGCAGCCGGCCTGACAGGCGGGGCGCTCGCGCAGCGCCCCACTTTCGATCTGGAAAAAGGTGCGGTTGCGCACCTCGACCTTCGGCCTAAGCGGGCCCGCAGACCCGTCCCGGTGCCCAAGACCCGAGTATCCACAAGGATTTGGAGCTTGGCCGGCAGCACCCGGGGGTTGGGCGCGGGTCTTGCTGCGGTTGATTGCCGGGACCTTGAGCATGCGCTAAAGCCCGCCCAACGAGCACAAGACGGGGTCTACCGCATCATGGCCGACATCACACACGCCACCGACTCCGCCTACAGCCCGGAGATGGACGGCCCGTCCCACGAGGCCACCTATCGCGGCTTCGTCACCTTCGTCGAGATCGCCACCGGCGTCGTGATCTGCTGGGTGCTGTCGCTCGCCGTGGGCGGCGTGCGCGAAGCCTGGATCAGCGCCATCGTGGGCGTGGTGCTGGGTGGCATCGCCGGGGCCATCGGCGCCCTCTCGCCGTCCATCGGCTGGCGCGCTCCCGCCGTCGTGGCGGTGCTGCTCGCCCTGATGCTGGCTTTCTACTAAGGAACGAGGGCGCGGGCGGCCAGCCCGCCCCTTTCCTCTTGTCCGATAAGTTGCACACAATTTTATTGTAAAAAATTCGCAACGGAGCCGTTCCCTGGCGACAGGGAACGGCTTTACAGTTGTGGGGCAGGCGTGGCCTTGTACATGCCGCCCTTGTAGGGGGGATCGGCGCGTCGCGCCGTGTATCGACCAAAGGAAGCCTGAATGCGGATCGCGGTCCTATCCGAGACCGATCCGGCGGAGCCGCGGGTCGCGGCAGTCCCGGAAACGGTGAAGAAGTACAAGGCTCTCGGGGCCGAGGTGACGGTGCAGTCCGGAGCGGGCCTCAAAGCCGGCGTGCCGGATGCGGACTACGAGGCCGCCGGTGCCTCGATCGCGCCGGACGCCAAGGCCGCCGCCGACGGGGCGGACATCGTCCTCAAGGTGCGCCGCCCCGCCGCCGAGGAGCTGCCCGCGCTGAAGCGCGGCGCGATCGTGATCGCGATCATGGACCCTTACGGCCACGAGGACGAGGTCAAGGCGATGGCGGATGCCGGCGTGTCGGCGATCGCCATGGAGCTGATGCCCCGCATCACCCGCGCCCAGGTGATGGACGTGCTCTCGAGCCAAGCCAACCTCGCGGGCTACCGCGCCGTCGTCGACGGCGCCGCCGTCTACGGCCGGGCCCTGCCGATGATGATGACCGCGGCCGGCACCGTGCCGGCGGCCCGCATCTTCGTGATGGGCGCCGGCGTCGCCGGCCTCCAGGCGATCGCGACCGCCCGCCGCCTCGGTGCCGTGGTGACCGCCACCGACGTGCGGCCCGCCGCCAAGGAGCAGGTCGAGTCGCTGGGCGCCAAGTTCGTCGCCGTCGAGGACGAGGAGTTCAAGCAGGCCGAGACCGCCGGCGGCTACGCCAAGGAGATGTCGGCCGAGTACAAGAAGAAGCAGGCCGAGCTGGTGGCGAGCCATATCGCCAAGCAGGACATCGTGGTCACCACCGCGCTGATCCCGGGCCGGCCGGCGCCCAGGCTCGTCACCGCCGACATGGTGGCGGCGATGCGGCCGGGCTCGGTCCTCGTCGACCTCGCGGTCGAGCGGGGCGGCAACGTCGAGGGCGTCAAGGCCGACGAGATCGTCGAGACGCAGAACGGCGTGAAGATCGTCGGCTACGCCAACGTGCCGGGACGGCTCGCCGCCACCTCGTCGAGCCTCTACGCCCGCAACCTCTACGCCTTCGTCGAGACCCTGGTCGACAAGGCCTCGAAGGCGCTGGCGGTGAAGTGGGACGACGAGCTCGTCAAGGCGACCTGCCTGACCCGCGACGGCGCCGTCGTCCACCCGAACTTCCAGCCCAAGGCGGCCTAAGGCCGCTCGCCCGCAATCGGAGGAGACCTCATGGCTACCCTTCCCCCCGACCAGGCGGCCGAGCAGGCGCGCGCCGCCGCCGCCGCCGCCCGCAACGCGGCCGACATCGCCGCCCGCGCCGCCGACCAGGCCGCGATCATCGCCGACAGCGTCGGCCACGGCGTCGCCGCCGTGACCCACGGCGCCATCGACCCGACCGTCTTCCGCCTCGCGATCTTCGTGCTGGCGATCTTCGTCGGCTACTACGTGGTCTGGTCGGTGACCCCGGCCCTCCACACCCCGCTGATGTCCGTCACCAACGCGATCTCCTCGGTGATCGTGGTCGGCGCGCTGCTCGCCGTCGGCGTGCCGCTGATCGAGAAGGGCACCGGCTGGGCGCGCTTCTTCGGCTTCATCGGTCTCGTCTTCGCCAGCGTGAACATCTTCGGCGGCTTCCTCGTCACCCAGCGCATGCTCAGCATGTACAAGAAGAAGGCCTGAGGCGATGTCGGAGAACGTCTCCTCGCTCCTCTACCTCGTCTCCGGCGTCCTGTTCATCCTGGCGCTGCGGGGCCTGTCCCACCCGACCACCTCCCGGCAGGGCAACCTGTACGGCATGATCGGCATGGGCATCGCCATCCTGACGACGCTGGTCGGCCACGCGCCGTCCGGCGTCGGCGCCTGGTTCCTGGTGCTGCTCGGCCTCGGCATCGGCGGCGGCGCCGGCGCGGTGATCGCCAAGCGCGTGCCGATGACCGCGATGCCTCAGCTCGTCGCGGCCTTCCACTCCCTCGTCGGCCTCGCGGCCGTCGCGGTGGCGGCCGGCGCCCTCTACGCGCCGCAGGCCTTCGGCATCATCGAGAACGGCCACATCCACAAGCAGTCGCTGTTCGAGATGGGCCTCGGTGTCGCCATCGGCGCCATCACCTTCACCGGCTCGGTGATCGCGTTCCTCAAGCTCGACGGCCGCATGTCGGGCAAGCCGATCATGCTGCCGCAGCGCCACGCCATCAATGTCGTGCTCGCCATCGTGCTGGTGGCTTTGCTCGCGGGCTTCATCGGCGGCGGCAGCAAGGTGCTGTTCTGGCTGATCGTGATCCTGTCCTTCGTGCTCGGCGGCCTCCTGATCATCCCGATCGGCGGCGCGGACATGCCGGTCGTGGTCTCGATGCTCAACTCGTATTCGGGCTGGGCGGCCGCGGGCATCGGCTTCACGCTCGGCAACCTCGCGCTGATCATCACCGGCGCGCTGGTCGGCTCCTCGGGCGCGATCCTGTCCTACATCATGTGCCACGCGATGAACCGCTCGTTCATCTCGGTGATCCTCGGCGGCTTCGGCGGCGACGCCGCGGCGGCCTCGGGCGGCGGCCAGGTCGAGACCCGGCCGGTCAAGCAGGGCTCGGCGGACGATGCGGCCTTCATCATGAAGAACGCCGAGAAGATCATCATCGTGCCGGGCTACGGCATGGCGGTGGCGCAGGCCCAGCACTCGCTCCGCGAGATGGCCGACCAGCTCAAGAAGGCGGGCGTCGACGTCAAGTACGCCATCCACCCGGTGGCGGGCCGCATGCCGGGCCACATGAACGTGCTGCTCGCCGAGGCCAACGTGCCTTACGACGAGGTGCACGAGCTGGAGGACATCAACGGTGAGTTCCCGCAGGCCGACGTGGCCTTCGTGATCGGCGCCAACGACGTCACCAACCCGGCCGCCAAGACCGACCCGCAATCGCCGATCTACGGGATGCCGATCCTCGACGTCGAGCGGGCCAAGACCGTGCTGTTCATCAAGCGCGGCATGGGCTCCGGCTATGCCGGCGTGGAGAACGAGGTGTTCTTCCGCGACAACACCATGATGCTGTTCGGCGACGCCAAGAAGGTCGTCGACGAGATCGTCAAGAACCTCTGACGGGGGGGGCGCCCTCGGGGGCCGCGACCGTCCCCGCGAGACCACCGGTGCCCGCCACCGGCCGCGTCGACAAAGAAGGCCCGGATCCGAGAGGATCCGGGCCTTTCTCTTGATGACCAAACCATTGATGGCGCCGGGAGCGCCGGCGAGCCGCCCCGGCGGACTTCCGAGCCCGAGACGGCGTTTCTCTTCCGGATCACGCCGCCTGCAGCGAGACCATGAAGCACGAGACCTCCTCCGCGAGATGGCTGGATTCCCGCGACAGGTCCGAGGCGGCGTCGAGGACCTGG
Protein-coding regions in this window:
- a CDS encoding ABC1 kinase family protein, which gives rise to MSASDSEANRFSARAARYAKVGANVGGVAARMAGARLLGRKGEDMSSAAALAQALGGLKGPIMKVAQLLATVPDLLPPEYAAELQKLQSEAPPMGAAFVKRRMAAELGPQWQTRFGQFSLRPAAAASLGQVHRAETLDGIPLACKLQYPDMQSAVEADLKQLELAFALHRRISSVIDTREIAKEIGDRVREELDYNREAKHAALYADVLKGIGTVRVPVVFPALSTKRLLTQGWLEGEKILNFTGGPLEVRNRLAHAMFQAWWHPFSRAAVIHGDPHLGNYTVFSEDGEPQGINLLDYGCIRIFHPRFVGGVVDLYKGLLHEDEARIVHAYESWGFRNLTRELVDILNIWARFIYGPLLEDRVRTVADGVKPGEYGRRQAFEVHRALKERGPVTVPREFVFMDRAAVGLGAVFLHLRSELNYHRLFEAQIDRFSLDDLAARQHAALEKAGLPQPA
- a CDS encoding aa3-type cytochrome c oxidase subunit IV; protein product: MADITHATDSAYSPEMDGPSHEATYRGFVTFVEIATGVVICWVLSLAVGGVREAWISAIVGVVLGGIAGAIGALSPSIGWRAPAVVAVLLALMLAFY
- a CDS encoding proton-translocating transhydrogenase family protein, with amino-acid sequence MATLPPDQAAEQARAAAAAARNAADIAARAADQAAIIADSVGHGVAAVTHGAIDPTVFRLAIFVLAIFVGYYVVWSVTPALHTPLMSVTNAISSVIVVGALLAVGVPLIEKGTGWARFFGFIGLVFASVNIFGGFLVTQRMLSMYKKKA
- a CDS encoding metal-sensitive transcriptional regulator → MDYQYVDGRLQIRRTDEEKKPILQRLKRIEGQVRGLQAMVQEDRYCLDEVQQMNAITAAVREAVLQLISTHLDASVDYAVRAKDQDGAIEEMVRVLRAALRQT
- a CDS encoding MaoC family dehydratase; translated protein: MKTNPGRFFEDFRLGETIRHATPRTVTTGDVALYTALYGPRFAVQSSDAFAAAFGYARAPLDDLLVFHVVFGKTVPDISLNAVANLGYAEGRFLRPVYPGETLNSVSEVIGLKESSNRQTGVVYVRSTGYDAQGGAVLSYCRWVLVRKRDPEARIEGELVPSLAKAVAPEELAAALPPLNPQAYDLGLAGSPHRFSDYEAGERIDHVDGMTVEEAEHQIATRLFQNTAKVHFDGYAAKDTRFGKRLIYGGHVISLARALSFNGLGNAFSIAGINAGRHVAPLFAGDTVYAWSEVLATAELPGRTDVGALRLRTIATKNQPCTAHPDKAGESTDPAVILDLDYWALMPR
- a CDS encoding PAS domain-containing methyl-accepting chemotaxis protein, coding for MLKRFARKDGFLDLLATRAGVGLWELVPYRGDLAHPKTQVTWTPEFRRIVGYPSAEAYPNTLESWSSRIYRDDVDRIMAALAAAVKDVANKGAYDVKYRIVMPDGTPRWFRATGGAAYDEHGVPLRICGSLVDIHAEMEAKINDEARTRRFEEMVASFAKESSALFSRLTGAASEMQAAAAAMAGTADQTSARSSEVAGSAMQTSTNIGTVAAASEELGSSVTEIGRQVQGSAGLAEAAVVEADATARLVQELSGAVSKIGDVVSLISSIAGQTNLLALNATIEAARAGEAGRGFAVVAAEVKELANQTAKATDEISAQITRIQDSTAQAVSAIGGFGARIREISSVTTAIAAAVEEQNAATQEIVRNVSQAAAGAGDVMSGTASVSASAEETGQNAARVITASSEVSDRTRDLSAQTEAFLKSVRAA
- a CDS encoding YggT family protein, producing MRSILWLIDNIITLYVYLLIASAVLSWLVAFNVVNVRNPIVSQIGEFLYRVTEPALRPIRRILPNLGGIDISPIILVLGLFFLRNLMFELFAGMA
- a CDS encoding NAD(P)(+) transhydrogenase (Re/Si-specific) subunit beta, encoding MSENVSSLLYLVSGVLFILALRGLSHPTTSRQGNLYGMIGMGIAILTTLVGHAPSGVGAWFLVLLGLGIGGGAGAVIAKRVPMTAMPQLVAAFHSLVGLAAVAVAAGALYAPQAFGIIENGHIHKQSLFEMGLGVAIGAITFTGSVIAFLKLDGRMSGKPIMLPQRHAINVVLAIVLVALLAGFIGGGSKVLFWLIVILSFVLGGLLIIPIGGADMPVVVSMLNSYSGWAAAGIGFTLGNLALIITGALVGSSGAILSYIMCHAMNRSFISVILGGFGGDAAAASGGGQVETRPVKQGSADDAAFIMKNAEKIIIVPGYGMAVAQAQHSLREMADQLKKAGVDVKYAIHPVAGRMPGHMNVLLAEANVPYDEVHELEDINGEFPQADVAFVIGANDVTNPAAKTDPQSPIYGMPILDVERAKTVLFIKRGMGSGYAGVENEVFFRDNTMMLFGDAKKVVDEIVKNL
- a CDS encoding DUF167 family protein gives rise to the protein MTTPPWRVTPAGIEVRVRATPRGGRDALDGVEIRDDGAAVLKVRVRAAPEDGAANAAIRDVLRRALGLPASAVTLAAGATARIKLFRIAGDGPALAERLHSLTGETPAGRA
- a CDS encoding Re/Si-specific NAD(P)(+) transhydrogenase subunit alpha; protein product: MRIAVLSETDPAEPRVAAVPETVKKYKALGAEVTVQSGAGLKAGVPDADYEAAGASIAPDAKAAADGADIVLKVRRPAAEELPALKRGAIVIAIMDPYGHEDEVKAMADAGVSAIAMELMPRITRAQVMDVLSSQANLAGYRAVVDGAAVYGRALPMMMTAAGTVPAARIFVMGAGVAGLQAIATARRLGAVVTATDVRPAAKEQVESLGAKFVAVEDEEFKQAETAGGYAKEMSAEYKKKQAELVASHIAKQDIVVTTALIPGRPAPRLVTADMVAAMRPGSVLVDLAVERGGNVEGVKADEIVETQNGVKIVGYANVPGRLAATSSSLYARNLYAFVETLVDKASKALAVKWDDELVKATCLTRDGAVVHPNFQPKAA